AGCCTACCCCGAGTCCGTGGGGCGGCCGGTGTTGCACCTGTGGGCCCGCATCGCGCGGGAGGACGGGTCGGAAGCGGACGCGGGCGAGGTGGGGGAGCTCTGGCTCTCTGGCCCCGTGGTCATGCGGGGGTACTTCGCGCGCCCCGAGGAGACCCAAGCGGTGTTCGTGGCGGCCCAGGGGCGGCGCTGGCTCCGGACCGGGGACCTGGCCTTTCGCGACGCAGCCGGGCGGTACTATATCGTGGGGCGCAAAAAAGAGATGTTCATCTCCGGGGGGGAGAACGTCTACCCCGTCGAGGTCGAGCGGGTGCTGTACGACCACCCCGCGGTGAAGGAGGCCGTGGTGGTGGGCGTGCCGGACCCCAAGTGGGGGGAGGTGGGACTGGCCGCGGTGGTGCTCAGGCCCGGCGCGCGCGTGAGCGCGGAGGAACTCCGGGCGTTCGTGCGGGCCCGCCTCGCCGCGTACAAGGTGCCCAAGCGCTGGGTGTTCCTCGAGGCGCTACCCAAGTCCGGGGCGGGAAAGGTGTTGAAACGCGAGATCGCTGAGCGGTACGGGGGGACGCATGCCGAAGGCCAGGGTTAACGGCGTGGCGCTCTACTACGAGGTGACGGGCGAAGGGCCCGTATTGGTGCTCCTCAACGGCATCTTCCAGCGCACCGAGCTCTGGGAGCCCCTCCTGGCCCACCTCGAGGGGTACACCGTGATCCGTTACGACATGCGGGGGCAAGGGCGCTCCGAGGCCCCCGAGGGGCCCTACCCGCCCGAGGCGCACGCGGCGGACCTGGACGCGCTTCTTGCCCACCTCGGGGTTTCGCGTTACCACCTCCTCGGGCTCTCGAACGGCGGGGTCGTCGCGCAGCACCACGCCGCCCAGAACCCGCCGGGTCTCGAACGGCTCGTGCTGGCCTGCACGCTCGCGCACCTCGACGCGGCCGCGCGGGCCAAGGTCGAGAGCTGGCGGGCGGCGCTTTTAGCTGGGGGCACCCGGTTGCGGATGCGGGTGGCCCTGCCCTGGATCTACGGGCGCGGCTTCCTCGCCCAAAACCCCGGACTCATCGAGGAGGCGGCCCTCGAGGAAGCCGCCCGCTTCTCCCCCACCCCGGCGGCGCAACGCCGGCTGCTGGAGGGGTTTTTGACCCTGGGGGACCTCCGGCCCAAACTCCGTAGGGTGCGGGCCCCGGCCCTGGTGATCGCGGGGGCGGAGGACCTGCTCTTCCCCCCGGCGTATGCCGAGGAACTCGCGGCGGCCCTCCCCCAAGCGCGCCTCGTGGTCCTGAGGGGCGTCGGGCACGTCGCGCCGCTGGAGGACCCCGAGGGGTTCGCCCGCACGGTACGGGCATTCTTGGAGGGCGACGATGCTTGAGTACCGGGAAGTAGGCCAAGGCCAGGCGGTGTTCCTCGTGCACGGGAACTTCGCCGGGAAGGACTGGTGGCGCGAGGTGCTCCCGCAAGCCCCGGCGGGGTACCGCTTCATCGCTCCCGACCTGCCTGGGTTCGGGGAAAGCCCGGCTCCAGAGGGGTTCACCCCGTCCATCCCCTTCTACGCCGAGGCCCTGGAGGGCTTCGCGGAGGCGCTCGAGGCTCGCAATCCGGTCCTGGTGGGCCACTCGCTCGGAGCCGCGGTGGTGATGGAGGCCGCCCTCCGGGACCCGGCGCGCTACCCGGCTCTCGTCCTCGTAGCCCCCGCGCCCCCCAACGGCTACCCCACGCCGGAGGCGTACTACCCGGTCCTCGCCTCGTACCGCACGGACCGGGCCGGGCTCGCCCAGGCCCTACGGGGCATCATGCCCGGCCGCACCCCACCGTACTTCGAGGCGCTCGTGGACCTCGCACAGGGGATGCACCCCGCGGGGTTTGAGGGCAACGCCCGGGCGCTCGCGGCCTGGAGCGCCGCGGGAAGGACAGGCGCCTACCACGGGCCGGTCCTCGTGGTCTGGGGCACGCAAGACACCCTGATCCCGCGCGCCATGGCCGAGGCCACCGCCCAGGCCTTCCCCCGGGGGCGTCTGGTGGTGCTCGAGGGGGTGGGGCACAGCCCGATGCTCGAGGCTCCGGAGCGGTTCGTAGAGGTTTTGGAAGGATTTTTGCAGGAGGTGGAAGGGTGAAGTTTCGCGTGGGGGACACCGCATCGTTCTCAAAGACGATCACCGAAGCCGACCTGGTGCTTTTCGCGGGGGTTTCGGGGGACACCAACCCGCTGCACCTCGACGCCGAGTACGCGAAAGCGACCCGCTTCGGGGCCCGCATCGCGCACGGCATGCTCACCGCGAGCCTGATCTCGGCAGTGCTGGGCACCCGGCTGCCCGGCCCCGGCGGGATCTACTTGTCCCAAACGCTCCAGTTCCTCAAGCCGGTCTTTGTCGGGGACACCATCACGGCTACGGTGACGATCACCGCGGTACACCCGGAAAGACCGGTGCTCACCCTCAAGACCCTGTGCACCAACGCCCAAGGGGAGCGGGTGGTCGAAGGGGAAGCGCGGGTGTTGTACGAACCAAGCGAGCGTGGGAAAGGAGGGAGTAAGGCATGAAACGGGTACTGGTATTGGCAGCGACGCTGCTGGGCCTGGCGCTGGCCCAAAGCACGGTCAAGGTGGGCGTGCTCCTGCCGCTCTCCGGCGTGGCTTCGGTCTCCGGAAAGGCGGCCCTAAACGGCATCCAGCTCGCCGTGGACGAGGTGAACGCGCAAGGCGGCGTGCAGCTCGAGCTCGTCGTCGCGGACTCGGCGACCGACCCCTCGAAGGCGGTGCCCGCGCTCACCAAGCTCCTCACGGTGGACAAGGTGGACATCATCATCGGTGGCCTGGCCTCGGGCGTCACCTACGCGCTCGCCGGGCCGATCCAGCAGCACCAGCCCCTCTTCCTCGCGATCGGCGCGGCCAGCTCGGTCGTGGAGGACGCCTACGCGAACTACCCCTACTTCTTCCACTACCACCCCTGGGACTACAACAACGTCCAGGCCGCGCTGGGGTTCTTCCGGTACCTCCACGAGGAAAAAGGCGCCCGCAGGGTGGCCATCCTGTACGAGGACGGCCCCTTCGGCTCGGCCGGGATCCAGGTCTACCAGAAGCAGCTCGAGGAGATGGGGTACGCGGTACAAGCCGAACCCTACAAGGCGGGGTCCGGCCAGTTCACCGCCATCCTCACCCGCTTCAAGGCCTTCCAGCCCGACATCCTGTATTGGATCGGTTACGACGTGGACGCCCTGCCCATCGCCGCGCAGGCCCGCGAGGTCGGCCTGCGCCCCAAGCTGATCTATGGGGCGCCGCCGAGCTGGCCGCTCGGGTTCGAGGAGAACCCGCTCTCGGAGGGCGTTGCCGGCATGACGGCCTGGCTGCCCACGGTAGCGAACGTCGAGTCCAAGGCGTTCGTGAACGCCTACAAGCAAAAGTACGGCGAGGTCACCGAGGAGTACATGGCCCCCCTGGGCTACGTGATCCTCAAGTCGCTGGCCAAGGCCCTCGAGGCTGCCGGCACCACGGACAAGGACGCCGTGGCCCGCGCCCTGGCCCAAGTGAAAATGAACACGCCCTTCGGACCTTTAGCCTTCGGCCCCTCCGGCACGGGCAAGACGCGCTACCAGGGGTTCGGCACGGAGATCTGGTTCCAGTTCCAGTACATTAAGGGGGACCGTTACCCCGTGTTCCCGAAGGAACGGGCGGTGCTCGAGCTCCGCTACCCGGCGGAGTACGCCGAGTACTGAGCGATGGAGTTGTTCGTCCAGACCCTCCTGAACGGGGTGCTCGCCGCCGGGGTGTACGCCCTGGTGGCGAGCGGCCTGGCCATCGCGGTGGGCGTGGTGGGGATCGTGAACTTCGCCCACGGGGAGTTCCTAATGGCCGGGGCCTTCGCGAGCTACTGGCTCTACGTGGCCCGCGGAGCGGACCCCCTCCTCTCGCTCGGGGTGGCGGCGCTCGCGTTGTACCTCGGGGGCGTGCTCACCTACCACGCCCTGATCCGTCCGGTGATGACGGCTCCCGAGCTGAACCAGATGCTCCTTACCTTCGGGCTTTCCGTGCTGCTCCAAAACCTGGCCCTCCTGCTCTTCGGTGGGGACGCGCGGGTGGTCCACCCGCCGTACCAGGGCAGCGCGGTCACCCTGGGGCCGTTCTCGGTGGGGCTCGTGCCGCTCGGGGCTTTCGGCCTGTCCGCGGGGATCCTGGCCGCGCTATACCTCTTCCTCCACCGCAGCCGGACGGGCCTGGCCGTGCGCGCGGTGGCCCAAAACCGCGTCGCTCCCGGCCTCCTTGGGATCGAAACGGAGCGGGTATATGCGCTCGCGTTCGGCCTGTCGGCGGCGCTGGCCGGGGTCGCCGGGGTGATGCTCTCGGTCATGCTGTACGCGAGCCCCACCGTGGGGTTCCTGTACACGCTGAAGTCCTTCGCGATCGTGGTTATGGCCGGCTTGGGGAACATCACCGGGGTGTTGTGGGCGGCGCTGGTGTTGGCGCTTGCTGAAGCGTTTGTTTCCACCTATGTTCCCGGCGGAGGCGGCTGGGTGGAGGCGGTCTTCTTCTTTGTGATCTTCGCCGCACTTGTGGTGCGCAGTTGGAGGGCAGCGTGAGGCTCGTAGCCGCGGTGTTTGCTCTTGCGGTGCTCTTGCCCGTGCTGCCGCTCGGCGGTTGGCGCGCGTTCATGCTGGACGCGGCTCAGTTCGCTTTTATCGTAACCGCCCTCGCGCTTTCCTGGGACCTCATGGCCCGTACGGGCCAGCTCTCCCTGGCCCACGGCGCGTTCTTCGGGGTGGGGGCCTACGCCACCGCGTTCGCCCTGCACCACGGCCTGCCCGTCCCCGCCGCCCTGGCTCTGGGCGGGATGGCGGCAGCGGCCAGCGGCGTAGCGCTCGGCGCGCTCACCCTGCGCCTCCTCGGCATCTACTTCGCCATCGCCACCCTGGCCTTCAGCGAGATCGCCCGCACCCTGGTGCTCAAAGCCCCCGTCACGCTCCTCGGCGGCCCCTGGGGGTACCCCGTGCCGCCCGCGTTCGAAGGCGCCCCGCTCGGCAGCTACTTCCTCGCCGTGGGCGTGTTGGCGCTGGCGGTCGGGGTGAGCCTGATCATGGAGCGCGGCCGCTGGCGCTACGCCACGAGCGCCACGCGCCAGGGGGAGGCGGTGGCGCGGGTGCTCGGCGTGCCGGTGGTCCGCGTCAAGCTCGGGGTGCTCGCGGCCTCGAGCTGCGTCGCCGGGATCGCCGGCGGGGTGTACGGCCTAAAAACGCTCTTCCTCACCCCCTACGACGCCTTCGGCCTCGCCCGGGCCGTCGAGGCCCTGGTCATCCCCATCTTCGGCGGGCTTTACACCACCGCCGGGCCCCTCGTCGGCGGGCTTGTGCTCTCGGCGTTAGAGAACGCCCTGCGCCTTGGGGTGGGCGAGGGGTACCTCGTGGTGTACGGCGCGATCCTGGTCCTCGCGGTCCTCTTCCTTCCCGGAGGGATCGTGCGGCTTTGGAGGCGGCGTGCTTAAGGTGCAAAAACTCACCAAACGCTTTGGAGGGCTCGTGGCTGTGCACGACGCGAGCCTGGAGGTGCGCCCGGGGGAGATCCTCGCGGTGATCGGCCCGAACGGCGCGGGCAAAAGCACCCTCCTCAACCTGGTCTCGGGCCTCCTGCGCCCCGACGCGGGCCGGATCCTCTTCGAGGGGCGTGAGATCACCCGGCTTTCCCCGGAAGCGCGCGCGCACCTCGGGATCGGCCGGGCGTTCCAGATTGTCCAGCCCTTCCCGGAGATGACCGTCCGCGAAAACCTGATGGTGGGCGCGCTCTTCGGCAAGCCCGGCACGACGCTGGCTGAAGCCGAGCGGGTGGTGGCGGCGGTGCTCGAACAAACCAGCCTTGCCGATAAGGCCGACCACCCTGCGTCGGGGCTAACCCTGGTGGAGGACAAGCGGCTGGAGCTTGCTCGAGCCCTCGCCACCCGGCCCAAGCTGCTCCTGCTCGACGAGGTCATGGCGGGGCTCCGCCCCAAGGAGGCCCAGGAGGCCATGCATCTGGTACGGTCGGTGCGCAAGGCGGGCACGAGCGTCCTCTTCATCGAGCACGTGATGCCGGTGGTGAAGGCGCTGGCCGACCGCGTGGTGGTGATGGACCACGGGGAGGTCATCGCCGAGGGACCCTACGAGAGGGTCGCGCAGAACCCCCGCGTGCGCGCGGCGTACCTCGGGAGGTCGGCATGAGGCTCACGGTGGAGGCGCTCGAGGCCGGGTACGGCAAGGCCCAGGTCCTCTTCGGCGTGACCCTCGAGGTCGCCGAGGGGGAGCTCGTGGCCCTTTTGGGCGCGAACGGGGCGGGCAAGACCACCACCCTGCGGGCGGTCTCCGGCCTGCTGCATCCCTGGGGGGGGCGGGTGCGGCTGGATGGGGTGGACCTCCGGCCCCTAAGCCCCGCCCGGCGGGCCCGGATGGGGATGGGACACGTGCCGGAGGGACGGCAGCTCTTTCCACGCATGAGCGTGGAGGAGAACCTCATCCTGGGGGCGGCGTTCCTCGCCTGGGAACGCCGCGCGGAACGCCTGCGCTTCGCGTTCGACCTCTTCCCCCGCCTGGCCGAGCGCCGCCGGCAACCCGCGGGCACCCTCTCCGGCGGCGAACAGCAGATGCTCGCCATCGCGCGCGCCCTGATGGGCGCCCCTCGGATCCTCCTGGTGGACGAGCCCAGCCTGGGCCTCGCTCCAAGGCTCGCGGAGGAGGTGCTCTTCGCGCTCCAAACCGTGTGCCGGGAGGGGGTCGGCGTGCTCCTCGTGGAGCAGAACGTGGCCCTCTCCCTCGAGGTCGCCGATCGGGGGTACGTCCTGGAGCACGGCCGCATCGTGCTGGAAGGCCCAGCCCAGGCGCTGCGCGCGGACCCTCGCGTGCAGCAGGCGTACCTCGCCCTGTAAAGAGGCCGCCTCCTTGATCCTGGTGCAAAAACACTGCTAAAGTAAGGATGTTCCAAGCGGCGTTACACGTTATCGCGGGGTGTCGCTCTCGAGGTCGCGGCCAGCCCGGTCGCACCGATTGCCGGCCTGCCACAGCGCGAGCATTCCAATCGCCGCTTCCCTAGGAAAAGGAAGGAGGCTCGTGTATGCGACGGATCACGCGCGGACTGCTGGCGCTCGGCCTGGTCACGGGCGGGCTATGGGCCAGCACCCAAGGAGCGAACCAGCTGGAGATCTTCTCCTGGTGGACGACCGGCGGCGAGGCCGCAGGGTTGTTCAAGCTGTACGACCTGTACCGCGAACAGCACCCCGGCGTCGAGATCATCAACTCGGTCGTCGCGGGCGGCGCGGGCTCCAACGCCAAGGCCGTCCTCAAGACCCGCATGCTGGGCGGCGACCCCCCGGACTCGTTCCAGGTCCACATGGGTCGCGAGCTCATCGACACCTGGGTCGTTACCGGCTTCATGGAGCCCATCGACTTCCTCTACGAGGAGGAGGGCTGGACCGAGGTCTTCCCTGAAGGCGTCCTCGAGCTGCTCCAGTTCGAGGGGCACTACTACTCGGTCCCCGCAAACATCCACCGGGCGAACGTCCTCTGGTACAACAAACCCCTCTTCGAGCGGCTGGGCCTCACGCCCCCCCGAACCTTCGAGGAGTTCTTCCAGGTGGCGGAGGCCCTCAAGGCCGAGGGCATCACCCCCCTCGCGCTGGGGGACAGCGGCATCTGGGCCTCCACGCACCTGTTCGAGACCGTGCTGATCGGGGTGCTGGGCGCGGAGGGGTACAAGGGCCTGTGGACGGGCGAGACCGACTGGAACGGCCCCGGGGTCCGCGAGGCCCTCGAGGTCATGTCCCGGATGCTGGACTACGTGAACAGCGACCACGCCGCGCGCAGCTGGGACCAGGCGAACGACCTGGTGATCCAGGGCCAGGCCGGCATGACGATCATGGGGGACTGGGTGGACGCGGACAACCTCGCGAAGGGGTTTGAGGACGCGGGCTGGGCCCCCGCCCCGGGCAACGCGGGGATCTACGACGCCCTCTCCGACACCTTCGGCCTGCCCAAGAACGCACCGCACCGCGAGAACGTGATCGACTGGCTGCGCTTGATCGGCTCGAAGGAAGGACAGGAGGCCTTCAACCCCCTTAAGGGCTCGATCTGCGCGCGCACCGACTGTGACCCCAGCCTGTTCGGGCCGTACCTGCAGTGGGCGATGGAGCGGTGGCAGGAGGACACGATCGTCCCCTCGCTCGCGCACGGCGCGGCGGCCAGCGAGCCGTGGGTCGCGGCGATCAACGACGTGATGACCCTCTTCGTCACGAACCGCGACGTGGATCAGGCCCAGCGCCTCCTGGCGCAAGCGTGCGTCGACGCCGGCGTGTGCGCCCGCTAACCGACCGCCTTCCGGCCCGGGGCGGAGACCCGCCCCGGGCCGCCCGTCGCCCGCGCGGAGTAGAGTGAGGGGGAACCATGAGGCGCAAATGGGCACCGGTGCTTCTCATCCTGCCCTCGGCCGTGCTGCTCCTGGTCTTTGTGTACGGCTTTATCGCCTGGACCGCGTGGCTGTCCACAACGAACTTCAACGACCTCTTCGTGCGCGAGCTGAAACCGGTCGGCCTCGCGAACTACCTGCGGCTGTTCGAGCACCCGCGCTTCCAGATCGACCTGAAGAACACCCTGACCTTCAGCCTGATCTTCATCCCCGGCTGCCTGGGGCTCGGCCTCGCCGGCGCCCTCCTCCTCAACAGCGGGGTGCGGTTCGAGGGCGTGTGGCGCACGGTCTTCCTCATGCCGATGGCCCTCTCGTTCATCGTGACCGGCGTGGTCTGGCGCTGGATGATGAACCCCTCGACTGGACTGAACCTCTTGTTCGAGCGGCTGGGTCTAGGGTTCCTCGCGAACGGCTGGTACACCGACCCCGCGATCGGGATCAAGGCCGTGGCCCTCGCCGCCGTCTGGCAGCTCTCCGGGTACACGATGGCCCTGTACCTCGCGGGCCTCCGCGCGATCCCCCGCGAGCTCTACGAGGCCGCAGAGGTGGACGGCGCGAGCGGCTGGGAGGCGTTCCGCCGCATCACCCTGCCCCTCCTCACCCCGGTCACCCTCTCCGCGATCATCATCCTCGGCCACATCTCCCTCAAGATCTTCGACCTGGTGGTGGCCATCGCGGGCAGCAACGGCGGCCCCGGGTTCAGCTCCGACGTCCCCGCGGTCTTCATGTTCCAAACCACCTTCCAGGCCAACCGCTTCGCGGACGGCTCCGCGATCTCGATCGTGCTCCTCATCCTCGTCTCCTTCCTGGTCATCCCCTACCTCCGGTGGAGCCTCCGGCAGGAGGTGCGCGAATGAAGCGCGCCCTCATCTACGCCGGGCTCCTCGCACTCGCGGTCTTCTACCTCACCCCGATCTACGTCCTGGTGGTGAACAGCCTCAAGGACTTCCGCGAGGTGAGCCTCGAGGCCATGTGGCAGCCCTCCGACCACCCCACGCTCGCGAGCTTCGTGCGGGCCTGGCAGGGCGCCCCCGAGACCGGGATGCGCGGGCTCGGGCAGAACTTCTGGAACTCGGTGTACCTGGTGGTCCCCGGCGTCTTCTTCTCGGTCTTTTTAGGCTCCCTGAACGGGTACGTCCTCTCCCTGTGGCGGTTCCGCGGGAGCGAGACCCTGTTCTTCCTCTTGCTTTTTGGCATGTTCATCCCGTACCAGTCCATCCTCATCCCGCTCGTGCGCACCCTCCAAGCCACGGGGCTTTACGGCACGATCCCCGGCCTGGTGCTCACGCACGTGGTGTACGGCCTGCCCATCACCACCCTGATCTTCCGCAACTACTACGCGCAGCTTCCCAAGGACCTGCCGGAGGCTGCACAGATCGACGGAGCGGGCATCCTCGGCATCTACCGGCACATCGTCCTGCCCCTCTCCGCGCCGGCCACGGTGGTCGCGGTGATCTGGCAGTTCACGCAGATATGGAACGACTTCCTCTTCGGTGTGGTGATCACGAACCGCCCCACGGTCCAGCCCATCACGGTGGCCCTCAACAACCTCGCGGGCAGCTTCATCGTGGAGTGGAACGTGCAGATGGCGGGCGCGCTCCTCGCGGCCCTGCCCACGCTGCTCGTTTACGTCCTGATGGGCCGGTACTTCATCCAGGGGCTCCTGGCCGGCTCGGTCAAGGGGTGAACTGGTGCACAAACGCCGCGTGGAAAAACCCGACGGCCGGTACCTGTACCTCTACGGGCACGCACCGCCCGCGGAGACCGCCGCCGCGCATAGCCCCACCGCCCCCCCGCCGGCCCCGCACCTTCGCTGGCACCCGTTGCGGCAGGAGTGGGTGATCTACGCCGCGCACCGCCAAGACCGCACCCACCTGCCCCCCGAAACCCGCTGCCCCCTCTGCCCCGCACGCCCCGACGCTCCCCCCGGCGAGATCCCCTTCGCGACCTTCGAGATCGCGGTCTTTCAAAACCGCTTTCCCGCCCTCACCCCCACGCCCCCCCCACCCCCGGACCTCCCGGTCCCCGCCGCGCCCGCGCACGGAGCCTGCGAGGTCGTGGTGTACACCCCGGAACACACGGCCTCCCTCGCCACCCTCCCCCCCCAACGGCGCGAGCTACTGGTGCGGGTCTGGGCCGACCGGTACGCCGAACTCCTCGCGCACCCCGCGGTGCGGTACGTGATGCCCTTCGAAAACCGCGGCGAGGCCGTGGGCGTGACGCTCCACCACCCGCACGGCCAGATCTACGCGTACCCCTTCCTCCCCCCCGTCCCCGAGCGGGAGGCCGCCGCCTTCCGCGAAGGCCCCGTCCTTCTGCGCCTC
This region of Marinithermus hydrothermalis DSM 14884 genomic DNA includes:
- a CDS encoding alpha/beta fold hydrolase, which produces MLEYREVGQGQAVFLVHGNFAGKDWWREVLPQAPAGYRFIAPDLPGFGESPAPEGFTPSIPFYAEALEGFAEALEARNPVLVGHSLGAAVVMEAALRDPARYPALVLVAPAPPNGYPTPEAYYPVLASYRTDRAGLAQALRGIMPGRTPPYFEALVDLAQGMHPAGFEGNARALAAWSAAGRTGAYHGPVLVVWGTQDTLIPRAMAEATAQAFPRGRLVVLEGVGHSPMLEAPERFVEVLEGFLQEVEG
- a CDS encoding ABC transporter substrate-binding protein; amino-acid sequence: MRRITRGLLALGLVTGGLWASTQGANQLEIFSWWTTGGEAAGLFKLYDLYREQHPGVEIINSVVAGGAGSNAKAVLKTRMLGGDPPDSFQVHMGRELIDTWVVTGFMEPIDFLYEEEGWTEVFPEGVLELLQFEGHYYSVPANIHRANVLWYNKPLFERLGLTPPRTFEEFFQVAEALKAEGITPLALGDSGIWASTHLFETVLIGVLGAEGYKGLWTGETDWNGPGVREALEVMSRMLDYVNSDHAARSWDQANDLVIQGQAGMTIMGDWVDADNLAKGFEDAGWAPAPGNAGIYDALSDTFGLPKNAPHRENVIDWLRLIGSKEGQEAFNPLKGSICARTDCDPSLFGPYLQWAMERWQEDTIVPSLAHGAAASEPWVAAINDVMTLFVTNRDVDQAQRLLAQACVDAGVCAR
- a CDS encoding ABC transporter ATP-binding protein, whose translation is MRLTVEALEAGYGKAQVLFGVTLEVAEGELVALLGANGAGKTTTLRAVSGLLHPWGGRVRLDGVDLRPLSPARRARMGMGHVPEGRQLFPRMSVEENLILGAAFLAWERRAERLRFAFDLFPRLAERRRQPAGTLSGGEQQMLAIARALMGAPRILLVDEPSLGLAPRLAEEVLFALQTVCREGVGVLLVEQNVALSLEVADRGYVLEHGRIVLEGPAQALRADPRVQQAYLAL
- the galT gene encoding galactose-1-phosphate uridylyltransferase; this translates as MHKRRVEKPDGRYLYLYGHAPPAETAAAHSPTAPPPAPHLRWHPLRQEWVIYAAHRQDRTHLPPETRCPLCPARPDAPPGEIPFATFEIAVFQNRFPALTPTPPPPPDLPVPAAPAHGACEVVVYTPEHTASLATLPPQRRELLVRVWADRYAELLAHPAVRYVMPFENRGEAVGVTLHHPHGQIYAYPFLPPVPEREAAAFREGPVLLRLLETAREGYTVLEDAHVQAFVPPFARFPYEVWVAPKRPHPGPWTFTDAETQSFARMLGEIAARYDALFQRPCPYLLALHAAPKGTEAYYHFHAEFYPYLRAPNKLKYLAGTEVGAGAFTVDVLPEVAAQALRETRA
- a CDS encoding alpha/beta fold hydrolase; its protein translation is MPKARVNGVALYYEVTGEGPVLVLLNGIFQRTELWEPLLAHLEGYTVIRYDMRGQGRSEAPEGPYPPEAHAADLDALLAHLGVSRYHLLGLSNGGVVAQHHAAQNPPGLERLVLACTLAHLDAAARAKVESWRAALLAGGTRLRMRVALPWIYGRGFLAQNPGLIEEAALEEAARFSPTPAAQRRLLEGFLTLGDLRPKLRRVRAPALVIAGAEDLLFPPAYAEELAAALPQARLVVLRGVGHVAPLEDPEGFARTVRAFLEGDDA
- a CDS encoding carbohydrate ABC transporter permease, which encodes MKRALIYAGLLALAVFYLTPIYVLVVNSLKDFREVSLEAMWQPSDHPTLASFVRAWQGAPETGMRGLGQNFWNSVYLVVPGVFFSVFLGSLNGYVLSLWRFRGSETLFFLLLFGMFIPYQSILIPLVRTLQATGLYGTIPGLVLTHVVYGLPITTLIFRNYYAQLPKDLPEAAQIDGAGILGIYRHIVLPLSAPATVVAVIWQFTQIWNDFLFGVVITNRPTVQPITVALNNLAGSFIVEWNVQMAGALLAALPTLLVYVLMGRYFIQGLLAGSVKG
- a CDS encoding carbohydrate ABC transporter permease gives rise to the protein MRRKWAPVLLILPSAVLLLVFVYGFIAWTAWLSTTNFNDLFVRELKPVGLANYLRLFEHPRFQIDLKNTLTFSLIFIPGCLGLGLAGALLLNSGVRFEGVWRTVFLMPMALSFIVTGVVWRWMMNPSTGLNLLFERLGLGFLANGWYTDPAIGIKAVALAAVWQLSGYTMALYLAGLRAIPRELYEAAEVDGASGWEAFRRITLPLLTPVTLSAIIILGHISLKIFDLVVAIAGSNGGPGFSSDVPAVFMFQTTFQANRFADGSAISIVLLILVSFLVIPYLRWSLRQEVRE
- a CDS encoding ABC transporter substrate-binding protein, translating into MKRVLVLAATLLGLALAQSTVKVGVLLPLSGVASVSGKAALNGIQLAVDEVNAQGGVQLELVVADSATDPSKAVPALTKLLTVDKVDIIIGGLASGVTYALAGPIQQHQPLFLAIGAASSVVEDAYANYPYFFHYHPWDYNNVQAALGFFRYLHEEKGARRVAILYEDGPFGSAGIQVYQKQLEEMGYAVQAEPYKAGSGQFTAILTRFKAFQPDILYWIGYDVDALPIAAQAREVGLRPKLIYGAPPSWPLGFEENPLSEGVAGMTAWLPTVANVESKAFVNAYKQKYGEVTEEYMAPLGYVILKSLAKALEAAGTTDKDAVARALAQVKMNTPFGPLAFGPSGTGKTRYQGFGTEIWFQFQYIKGDRYPVFPKERAVLELRYPAEYAEY
- a CDS encoding branched-chain amino acid ABC transporter permease, which encodes MELFVQTLLNGVLAAGVYALVASGLAIAVGVVGIVNFAHGEFLMAGAFASYWLYVARGADPLLSLGVAALALYLGGVLTYHALIRPVMTAPELNQMLLTFGLSVLLQNLALLLFGGDARVVHPPYQGSAVTLGPFSVGLVPLGAFGLSAGILAALYLFLHRSRTGLAVRAVAQNRVAPGLLGIETERVYALAFGLSAALAGVAGVMLSVMLYASPTVGFLYTLKSFAIVVMAGLGNITGVLWAALVLALAEAFVSTYVPGGGGWVEAVFFFVIFAALVVRSWRAA
- a CDS encoding branched-chain amino acid ABC transporter permease, whose translation is MRLVAAVFALAVLLPVLPLGGWRAFMLDAAQFAFIVTALALSWDLMARTGQLSLAHGAFFGVGAYATAFALHHGLPVPAALALGGMAAAASGVALGALTLRLLGIYFAIATLAFSEIARTLVLKAPVTLLGGPWGYPVPPAFEGAPLGSYFLAVGVLALAVGVSLIMERGRWRYATSATRQGEAVARVLGVPVVRVKLGVLAASSCVAGIAGGVYGLKTLFLTPYDAFGLARAVEALVIPIFGGLYTTAGPLVGGLVLSALENALRLGVGEGYLVVYGAILVLAVLFLPGGIVRLWRRRA
- a CDS encoding MaoC family dehydratase, whose translation is MKFRVGDTASFSKTITEADLVLFAGVSGDTNPLHLDAEYAKATRFGARIAHGMLTASLISAVLGTRLPGPGGIYLSQTLQFLKPVFVGDTITATVTITAVHPERPVLTLKTLCTNAQGERVVEGEARVLYEPSERGKGGSKA